TAAAAAACAGCAGCGCCTTCGTTATATCTGAAATCCTTTTCCGGAGGTTCGCCTTTTCTTCAACCTGCGACCAAAATTAAAGCACCACAATAAAAAAGGATGGTGCTATGAAAACAGTATTAATGATGGCGTTACTGGCGGGGTTTGTAGGGGCGACTGCGGCGGCAGATAAAGCAATGACCCCGCAGCAGCAACGAATGACAACGTGTAACCAACAAGCGACCTCGCAAACGCTGAAAGGGGACGCCCGTAAAACTTACATGAGCAATTGTCTGAAAAATAGTCAG
This genomic window from Buttiauxella gaviniae contains:
- a CDS encoding PsiF family protein, which codes for MKTVLMMALLAGFVGATAAADKAMTPQQQRMTTCNQQATSQTLKGDARKTYMSNCLKNSQSTPAEKSLTPQQQKMKECNAEAGKQTLSGDARKTFMSNCLQKQAR